The genomic DNA GACAACTTCAAACTCCTCAAAGTCACTGCCGTCTCCGACAACCTCAACAAAAATGGCTTTCCGCCCCTTGTTTTCCGGCAGTGCCAGCAGCTCCTTTTTCCCGGTAGCCTCAGGTAACTCATTCCCCTCTTCAAGGTACATCTCAACGTAAAGGGCCAGAGCCTCATGTGCCTGATCAACAGCTTCATTAAGGTCCTCACCAAACGTAGAGCATCCCGGGAAATCGGGAAAAGTCACACCAAAGCCCTGCTTTTCTTTTTCAAACAAAGCGACATACTTCATATATACTATCCTTATTATATCAGTCTCTTAATGAAAACTATTCACTGACATGCGGAAGCGCTTCCATAACCCGCCGACTCACGAGCATGAACACCTCTGACTGTTCCTGCAAATGACCGGCAAGCGTTTCAGCTTCCTCGCCGGAACCACAGAATAAATCCATACGTGTCCCCTTGATGGCTCCACCGGTATCC from uncultured Pseudodesulfovibrio sp. includes the following:
- a CDS encoding type II toxin-antitoxin system HicB family antitoxin — protein: MKYVALFEKEKQGFGVTFPDFPGCSTFGEDLNEAVDQAHEALALYVEMYLEEGNELPEATGKKELLALPENKGRKAIFVEVVGDGSDFEEFEVVMHTHLVGRMEKYCREYGISPADFLAVAVRETIKADPFAE